Below is a window of Planktothrix tepida PCC 9214 DNA.
TTTGAGTTAGTAGTAGATAGCTATGAACAGCCCAGGGAAAGACCAACAGACAATGAAGAGCAGAAAAAATATTATTTAGGAAAGAAAAAAGCACATACCTTTAAAAATCAAGTCATTGTCATGCCAAATGGAAAAGAAATAGTTAGCGCAACAAGAATAACCCAGATTAATTGTATAGCGTTTGATCCTTAACCCAATGTGCCAACATCGAGAACACGTCCGCAGAAAACGGGTTTCTTAGGTTGTCTATGTTAGTCGTGATAGATTAATTTCAATAGATATTATTGTTGATTTTCGCAATGGAGCAGATTTAGAAACCTGGTTTGGAGGTTCGATGGATAAATTTTTAACAATAGTATTGCATTAACGGACTCTAACTTATATATTGAGACTAATTTGCTTTATTCTCTAGCTTTATCTGTTCAACTGCAATTCACCTTTCACTATGTCCCGCAAAAAAACATTTTTTGAATCCCTTACTCATTGGTTTAGCGACGAACATTTTTTAATGCTATTAGAAGAAGTCCAAGTGGCGATCGCTAAAACCTTATCCATTGCCATGGTCGTAATTATTATAGTTTGTTGTGGTCAATTAATTTTATATTTAACTCAAA
It encodes the following:
- a CDS encoding transposase family protein, which produces FELVVDSYEQPRERPTDNEEQKKYYLGKKKAHTFKNQVIVMPNGKEIVSATRITQINCIAFDP